In Pelagicoccus albus, the following are encoded in one genomic region:
- a CDS encoding HD domain-containing protein: MNTDVKDSHWAELAREVATKAHHGQFRRDGITPYIAHPEAVASRVETDLEKAVAWLHDVVEDTETSTQDLKSHGFPPQVIEAVATITKMPGLPYEEYLDRVRANRLARAVKVADMLSNLSDHPTEKQIVKYAKGLLYLHPRPATHK; the protein is encoded by the coding sequence GTGAATACAGACGTGAAAGATTCCCATTGGGCAGAGCTTGCCCGCGAAGTAGCCACTAAAGCCCACCACGGCCAATTTAGAAGAGATGGGATCACTCCTTATATCGCCCATCCGGAAGCCGTTGCATCCCGGGTCGAAACCGATTTGGAAAAAGCGGTTGCCTGGCTACACGATGTCGTGGAAGACACGGAAACGAGCACACAGGATTTGAAATCACATGGCTTCCCGCCTCAAGTAATCGAAGCGGTGGCGACTATTACCAAAATGCCTGGCTTGCCATACGAGGAGTATTTGGATCGCGTCCGGGCCAATCGTTTGGCCCGCGCCGTGAAAGTGGCCGATATGCTTTCTAATCTCTCAGACCACCCCACTGAGAAGCAGATCGTAAAATACGCAAAGGGCCTTCTCTACCTACATCCGCGTCCCGCAACCCATAAATGA